The genomic stretch ccggactgagctcccaaggtcctgatgaggagcagaaggagagagaacatgagaaagaaagtcagaaccatgagggatgtgttcacccactgagacagtgggacagaactaacgggagatcaccaagtccagttggaaagggactgatggaacatccgactaaaccggactctctgaaagtggctgatggtggaggctgaccgagaagccaaggacaatggcgatgggcttggtctttaggacaaggacaggctctgtgtgagccttgtcagtttgattgctcaccttcctggacctggagggagttgggaggaacttggactcaacataggtgtagagaaccctgatggctctttggcctggagagggagggagtgggggtatgggtggaagggaggggagggaagggggaggaggaggggaggagatggaaatttttaataaaaaaatgagaaaaaaaagaaaaaaatagaaaaaaaatagaaaaaaatttcaggaactttatgaatatgtttttgaaACTACAAATATGTTATATGTACCTTTTGAAGCCTTAGCTTATTGACTTaaattttcatgtcttttaaatGTATGAAGTCTATATTGCCTATGTAAGCTCCTCTTTTTTAGAGGAAATTTTATCATTGTAACAAGATGATGTTTTGGGTTGTGGCCCttattcctcctttccttcttcactttctttccagtttctttgaatatatttgtttttatttttaaaagtacagatGCTTATGCTTCCGTTGATATTTTTGCTATTGTTAAACTTTTCAAAatcctaaaatgaaataaatagtaacaacaattaaaaaaaaataaatggaaaaaaatctaaaaaaaataaaaatcaaaaaaataaaatgaaaaggaagaacatttttaagaatttttctttaaaagaatccTCCACATAACAAAGAAGACTTCTTTATATTTCTTGTTCCTCTTACATAGTGTCTGCACCAAAGGAACTTGCCTAAATGTTATatgtattgtttacattttatctttcatgtgtttatgtgtttcatGGAAGCATTTCAATTAAGTTGATTTACATCAATTTTAACTTACATTTTGCTGTAAAGCTTTGAGGAAACATTTTTCACAAAGTAGAAAACCatgtttcttcaaaataaaagataTGTAAAGGTATCATGAACAAGACATGCATGAATTCAACATATTACTCACAGAGAGCAGTTGAGGGGGCCATATTGGTATCCGAAGTCCATGCTCCCACAGGGCCATGCCTTATTGGCGACCTGAGCAGGATCTTGGACAAGGATGGCATGCTGTTCCAGGCTGTGTCAAGGATAATGTTGGAGTCCAGAGGCCTAAAGAGGCTAAGAACTGTGTTGATGTTCTTGGCCCATGTTCCCCAAAAGGGCCTCTTTTATGCCCAGGGTTTGTGCCATAGTCAGTGACACATTGGTGTCTCAGGACTATATCACTATCAAGGTCAGTTTAATTGGGTTTCCCAGTGCTGTCAAGATGTGTCATAGTATTTTCCAGACCAGGGTTGCCACCAAGGACATGTCCCAGTCCATGACCCTTCCCCAGCCAGATTGGGTATTCACACCTGTAGCTCCTGAGACTTTTGAAGAAAGTGACAATGTCAGGCATCTCAGTCTGAGATCTGAGGTTATGTTGGTGTCCATGGACAAGGTTGCCTTAGGGATCAGGCCGGTCTAAGAACTCTGTCCTGCCACTTGAGGCCATACTGACATCCATGTTCCAGACTGGCCTAAAGCATGTCCGGCCCTACTACAGACAAGTTCAGTATGGATTACTTTGGCCCATATTTTCACTAAAGACGACATAGATGCCTGGGGTCTGGGCAAGAATCTGTGACCATTGGGCATCCAAGGTCCATGCGTTCATGCTGATATGAATGGCCTTCACTGTCATGCAGGGCCATAGTGTCATCCATGCCTGGACTGCTACCAAATAGACCTgtagcagccagggtctgagttgatgtcaGTGACTCTAGTTACCACAAAAGGTCATGCAGATGATTGTGGCCCACCAGCTACCCGAGACCATGTATGTATCCAAGGACAATGTTGCTGCTTTGGTCATACTGATCTATGTGTCTGGTGGTTCCATCTGCGGTCACAGAGACATTAATCAGGTGACATCACATAGGGTCTTGTCATGCCTGAGGCACTGCTGTGGCAGTGGTCTGAGGTATTTCCATAGTTCCTGCTACCATCGAATGCTCtgcagatgcccagggtctggaGATCATGTTGGTGCCTGAAGGTCTTACTGCCACAGGTCTATACTGTTCTGAGTGGTCTGTGCTGATACCAGGTCATTGAGGCATTTGGCTGCTGCCAAGAGTCATGTCAGCTTTCAAGTTCCTGCAtctggggtctgtgatgatgtctGTGGCCTATTTTAGCACAGGGGATCATTGAAACCATGCAGCACTGAGCCAGCCCAGCCATTTACTAACCCTGGAATTCCTAGCCCCGGTCCTCTCTGTATAATCCAACAGGAGAACTTACCCTCCCACTCAGGGGAGAGCTTGCTGCTTACACTAAGGAAAGATGGTCCTATTCCTAACCATAGACATTCACCTCACCTGGACAGCACACTAGATTTGACCCTTTGGTAGGGATGCAGGTGAGCGAAACCTAAGGGTGTTAGAGCAGGAGAGCTGAACCCTTCCCAAGAGCATCTGGGAAAAAGGTTACCCTACCTTGCTGGGACAAAACAAAAGAGCTGGCCCTGGAAATGTGCATGTGGGTGCCGTGGATCTGAGAACCCGAGAGCAGGAGAACAGGCACCTATCCTTGCTATAGGTTGAACTGAGTGAGCTAGAATGCCTGAACTGGAGAACTTTCCTGGGTAGTGACAGGAGGGAAagctggcagactgaccaacCTAACATCCACTCAGGCACAGAACCAAGGCTATGAGTTGACACACCCCAACATCATGCAAATGTATGAACTGTTGGAACATCTGAAGGgtcaaaacagcaggatctctataatttaagaaaacaggATACCCAAGTCAGAATCCACTCtcagtggtgtagcagaaaccgttggcagaccaatgactcatggtACTGTACACTGGCAAGTCAAGATGGATTAAAGGGAAAACCATGTGACTTAAGGGGCCACACTACAGTGTTCATGACaagagtcctttttttttttaaatctttttgtcttgttttgctttgtttctttgttttatttttcatgtgggttcaaaatacatgatgtgaaatcaaCAAAGAATCAGTAAACTTGCAAAAAGAAATGTAGTTTATAAAAGGTCACTATTGTCTCAGTTTATGCAGTAATacttttatagatttattttttatctgtattATTTCTGAATGTGGAAATAAACATGTGGTTTCCTCTTATGAGGTTTATTATTCTCTCATGTGTCTAACCCTTTGTTCATTTAATTAATACTTGAAGAGCACCACTAGAAATCAATCATCAGGGAAACTCCCTTCAATTTTCCCTTATACCACATCTGAAAAATAGTACTGAGTGTATTGTTGTTATTGGTGTGTGTCTTTAAAcaacaataatatttaaatagaacAAATGAATTTGAGATAAAATCAGGGATGGCAAGAAATGagttggagagaagagagaatgtagATGGTATGAAATCAATTTGCATGGCTTTAGCTGTGCTAAAATTTTAATCTCCAAAGCATAAATGCAAAAAAAGCTTCAATCTCGGAATGTTTAATTATCTGACTTCCAACTGGATGAGTTATAATTTATAATTGCTACAATAACCACAAAAAATTGGGGGGCAAAAAGCAGTCGGCATTTTGTTGTATTATTAGCTAAGAGAACTATctgagtgaatttttaaaaagcagaaaaataggGCCAAAGAAATTAATATACTGGGGCTCTTAAAACGAGATAAGACATAAATTATTAGCATGCTGTAATTGTCCTCAGTCCGCCAACATTCCCAGAAGTCCCACACTTAATGTAAATATGTTTATGTAGTATTTAGAAACAGAAGATTGAAGTCTAATGGAGCAGCATGCCCTTTCGCTGAAGATGATATGCGCTCATTTGAGTTAAAACCATGTAATGTTTATTTACAGGGCTAAAGTgtgtatttaaaaaggaaaaaatcaaagTGAGAGATTTATCCTTGAGCCTGGAAATTcttcacaaacaataaaaatggagtgtctataaaaaaatacagtataCAAGTAGGAAATTTTAGATAATTgaataaatgtgaagaaaataaatctgaaaaaaattctttgtctTGATGTATTTTCTCTGATGGCTTAAAACCTCTGAGTTTTAACATTGAGGACTTTGAGGTTTAATAAATTTTGGAAATACAGATGAGTAAGCAAGtttatttaagaaatgaaagTATGTCAGGAATGAACAAATAGCAGAGTCAGTGTCATTGCAAGTGAGAGGCATGCTTTCAAAGGTgagtttgttcattttgtgtgttGGCAGATGTGAATTAAGGCTATCATAAAGTTAATCAGGTTTAGTTGACTCTCATTTTGCTCTAAATCAGGTTCTTAATTTGCtctgaatttgagagagaaaaagtaaTGTACAAATAAACATTGAAATCATGATTTGGCAAAAATGGTCTAACTTTCCTATAATTTGTGCTTACAACTTGAGTTCCGTCAGTATAAGGTGATATCCCAGTCGTTTCCATAGGCTTCAATGAGCTACATATTGCTTGGTATTGAGTATATAGGGATAGTATCAAATCATCAGAGTAGATTGCAGAACTTTGGATTCCTTTATTCTGGAATCTGAATGATTGAGAAGAATAGTTGGATTTTTCTGTCAAAAAGGAGATAGGATAATGAGAGAGCTTAACACTGACCTGATCCATGCATGGTTTCCAGCTAGTAGTGTTTTGTCAATCTGACTATAGAATATCATTAATGTAATTGAAAGTGAGAACATTGTTGAAAATTAGTAGacatcttaatttctttttatacactaagttcattttttaaaaaacaaaacagaatctccAGAAGATAAAGTACAATAAAAAGCAATCTTTCCCATCAGACGCACGACTAAAAAAATTCAGTCAGAGACAAGCGATTTCTGCTATAGTTATAATAGGTTCTACTACAGCTTCACAGCCTCCAAATAGAAAGCATTTACCTTCACAGAAGAGGTAAATACTTCCTCAATTGCAGACATTAGACAAAAGGACACATATAGGTTACAATGGTTAAGAATACCTactatatttctataaatattctgTACCGTTCTTCTAATGGTGCATTATAAACTAGGATATATATCAAGAAAGACACTGTACTCAATTTGTTGCTTTCTCTGCTATTATAATGAATTCACAACAAGTTAGAATCTCACAGAAACCAAGTATGAATCTTTCTTGAGAGTTAATTTGCTTTCTATGATATGGACACATTTAACCATTGTCATGTTCATCTTCTGCATATAAATTATGATAAAAGAGCTATCCAGCGATTGTAGATATTTATTAATCTTCTTTCAAAggataaaaatcttaaaacttaggctggagagatggatcaaccactaaagactaggctcacaaccaaaagttATCTTAAAAGTTCCCCAAAAACTGTAATGAATTTTGTCACTCTCAAATTACTTGACATGTTAGGTGAAAGGAGTCTCTTGAGTAGAAATTTTGAAGTAACCTTTTCAGAGCGCTAGTAACTTCAGCGTTTCTCAGGGTGTAGATCACTGGATTAAGGGCTGGAGATAGCACAGGGTACAGCACAGAAAACAACCTGTCTGTAAGTGATGTTGTCTTTGAGGGTAGCTTCAGATAGACAAAGCAagcagtagcaatgaaaacaccGAAAACAAGGAGGTGGGGGACACAGGTGACAAATGCTTTGGTCTGCCCTTTAGCAGTAGGAATCGTCAGGACAGtggagaaaatgtaaaagtaagaGATCACCACACAGAAGATACAAGAGATACCTAGACACAGAGCAACCCCAAGACTTGTGTAAATGGCTGCAAATGAGTCAGAGCAGGAGATCCTTAACAAAGAAGGAACATCACAGAAAATCTGTGGAATTACATTAGAACCACAGAAAGGCATGGAAAATAGGAGAGTTGTGTATACGGCTGCAAAGAGCAGTGCAATGACCCAAGGTACAGCCATCAGCAGCACACAGTTGATACTACTCATAATAATGTCATAATGCAAGGGAATACAGACAGAAACGTAGCGGTCATAGGACATGGCTGTCAGGAGAAATAATTCTTCTGCTCCAAAAGAGGCCATGAAAAATAACTGGCATGCACATCCAAGAGTAGAAATGGAATTGTTATGAGTTAGGCTACTGATAAAGAAATTTGGGATTGGGACAGACACTAGAAAGACATCCACGAGGGACAAGTTTttcaggaagaagtacatgggcgACTGGAGTTTCTGATCCAGGGTAATGAGAGTGATAATGAGGAAGTTACTCATTAGGATCACCACATATATTAACAGAAACGACACTCCACATAGAGTCTGTAGTTTAGGGATGTCAGAGAGCCCCATAAGGATGAATCCAGTTACTGCAGTGATATTGGGCATAATATATGCTTTCAAAGCCTGTCAGATGAAGAACAATGAATAGATATTGTCAAAGtcctgaagacacacacacacacacacacacacacacacacacacacacacacacacatatgtacacagtaAGTGGAAAAGAGGAGTAAAAACTCCCTAAATAGCTTCAACACTTTTTATAAAACTTTCGTTTCATCTTCCCTCGATCTCTTaaccttgctccctccctcctataTTTGTCTATGTAtgtccttctcccctctctttctccttattctctttcccacattttccccttccctttttatCTCCCTCCCACCCAGTGATGTTTTAATCACATTATATATAGTATGCTGATAAGTCAGCTTTCTACAGTTAGTTTCTATAACCTTAACATAAAATGAAGAATAATTAACCAGAACACTATGTAatataaattaatctttttttgtctttcaacaACTATCATTTTAAGATTAGAAAATAGTTTTCATAGTTTACCATTGCTTGGGTTTCATTGAAAGaacaatgaatatttaaaatacaaaaatattgttaagaaaaactgaaatggaaatgGAAGAGTTTTATTTAATCTTGTAGCCTCAACCTTACTTTGTATCAAATGCCTATGTGATTGAGCAATGCAGAAGTTGGCACAATTATTGACCTTTTGTGTCAACTATTTGTTTAAAGGTTCCTTTAAGAAACTATAGTAGataaacacacccctcacggtcctgacttccttgctcatgatctccctccttttgctcctaatcaggaccttgggagctcagtccagtgctcctatgtggggctctgtcattttctccatccaacgccaggtgaaggttttatggtgatatgcaagatattcatgagtatggcaataggatctggacatttctggcaccctctcctcagctgcccaaggaactagctgggggcatcttcctggacacctgggaacccctctagagtcaagtctctgccaacccaagaatggctcccttaattaagatatataattccttgttcccatatccacccttcctatatcccaaccatcctattcccccaagctcttcccatccaccacttcacacctttctctccccatccccccatcccccatcccaccccacccccaagttcccattttttgtccggcaatcttgtctacttccaatatccaggaggataactatatgtttttctttggattcaccttcttatttagcttctctgggattttttacaaattataggctcgatgtcctttatttatggctagaaaccaattatgagtgagtacatcccatgttcatctttttggg from Arvicola amphibius chromosome 12, mArvAmp1.2, whole genome shotgun sequence encodes the following:
- the LOC119802510 gene encoding olfactory receptor 14A2-like; this encodes MPNITAVTGFILMGLSDIPKLQTLCGVSFLLIYVVILMSNFLIITLITLDQKLQSPMYFFLKNLSLVDVFLVSVPIPNFFISSLTHNNSISTLGCACQLFFMASFGAEELFLLTAMSYDRYVSVCIPLHYDIIMSSINCVLLMAVPWVIALLFAAVYTTLLFSMPFCGSNVIPQIFCDVPSLLRISCSDSFAAIYTSLGVALCLGISCIFCVVISYFYIFSTVLTIPTAKGQTKAFVTCVPHLLVFGVFIATACFVYLKLPSKTTSLTDRLFSVLYPVLSPALNPVIYTLRNAEVTSALKRLLQNFYSRDSFHLTCQVI